A part of Candidatus Babeliaceae bacterium genomic DNA contains:
- the topA gene encoding type I DNA topoisomerase yields the protein MKKLLIVESPAKIKTIAKFLGKDFKIMSTVGHIKDLPQKELGIHFDPKDHHVVIDYVVLDKKEKVIADICKEAQSADEIFLASDPDREGEIIAWHIANEIEKVIKKSTKMHRITFNEITQPAIQEAIKHPFDIDINKVNAQQARRVLDRWVGYEVSPILWQKITTGLSAGRVQSVALRLICDREEQIRVFKPEEYWSIEGVFKFEDALFSAALTHANKKKVELPNKDAVDKILEKLAAIKSFTIESIKDTERIKNAPAPFMTSSLQQAAYNQLGFSVQKTMQLAQKLYEGVPLEDPSTPVALITYMRTDSLRISDVAIKQAREYIVESYGKEYLPSKSVVYSKEKGQDAHEAIRPINTYVTPDSIGRYLEKDMARLYELIWKRFVACQIKPAVYAQRQVTIQGGIFTFKVTGSSLIFDGFLKVYQEADEEEKESKVNLPAHLAAQSVIDLEKTSPKQHFTQAPPRYTEASLVGEIKKEGIGRPSTYATILKTIQARAYTTLDQKKRFVPTELGMAVTNMLVEHLPKIMSTQFTAIMEEDLDKIAQGSLNRDLLLTTFYENFEKDLNVFRGDKAKRAAEPTELDCPECKQAKLAIRFGKAGAFLGCLRFPECTFTSNFERLEDGTIQLVAATQPKILDKQCPVCGKPLRQVIGRFGPFIACSGYPECKYIYQEKASFKCPECKVGEVVKKTWKGKVFWGCSTYPTCKFSISGDIEDKPCPECKNPYLLKKVDKSGETTLLCPNKQCGYSEKLDSTDETE from the coding sequence ATGAAAAAACTATTAATAGTAGAATCTCCGGCTAAAATAAAAACAATTGCAAAATTCTTAGGTAAAGATTTTAAAATTATGTCCACCGTGGGACACATTAAGGATTTGCCGCAAAAAGAACTTGGGATTCATTTTGATCCAAAAGATCACCACGTCGTCATCGACTATGTTGTTTTAGACAAAAAAGAAAAAGTTATAGCCGATATTTGCAAAGAAGCCCAATCAGCGGATGAAATCTTCTTGGCATCCGATCCTGACAGAGAAGGCGAGATAATAGCCTGGCACATAGCCAATGAGATAGAAAAAGTTATAAAAAAGTCGACTAAAATGCATAGAATAACTTTTAACGAAATAACACAACCGGCTATACAAGAAGCCATTAAGCATCCCTTTGATATAGATATAAATAAGGTTAATGCACAACAGGCACGCCGTGTGCTTGATCGTTGGGTGGGTTATGAAGTTTCACCTATTTTGTGGCAAAAAATTACAACTGGCCTTTCAGCTGGACGCGTTCAGTCAGTAGCGCTTCGTCTTATTTGCGACAGAGAAGAACAGATTCGCGTCTTTAAGCCTGAAGAATACTGGAGCATCGAAGGCGTATTTAAGTTTGAAGATGCGCTCTTTTCAGCAGCGCTCACTCATGCTAACAAGAAAAAAGTAGAACTTCCCAACAAAGATGCTGTTGATAAAATTCTAGAAAAATTAGCTGCAATAAAATCTTTTACGATAGAATCTATAAAAGATACGGAGCGAATAAAAAATGCTCCAGCTCCGTTTATGACAAGTAGCCTGCAACAGGCCGCTTACAATCAACTTGGATTTTCCGTTCAAAAAACCATGCAATTAGCACAAAAATTATATGAAGGTGTTCCATTAGAAGACCCTTCAACTCCTGTCGCATTAATCACCTATATGCGTACGGATTCTTTACGCATTTCTGATGTGGCGATTAAACAGGCCCGTGAGTATATCGTTGAAAGCTACGGTAAAGAATATTTACCATCCAAATCAGTGGTCTATTCAAAAGAAAAAGGTCAAGATGCCCACGAGGCAATTCGGCCAATTAATACGTACGTAACGCCTGATTCAATAGGTCGTTATTTAGAAAAAGACATGGCCAGACTCTATGAGTTAATTTGGAAAAGATTTGTAGCATGCCAAATAAAGCCAGCAGTATACGCCCAACGGCAAGTAACCATACAAGGTGGAATATTTACCTTTAAGGTAACAGGGTCAAGCCTTATTTTTGATGGTTTTCTCAAAGTTTATCAAGAAGCAGATGAGGAAGAAAAAGAATCAAAAGTTAATTTACCAGCACATCTTGCAGCTCAAAGCGTTATTGATCTTGAAAAAACTTCACCTAAACAACATTTTACACAAGCTCCTCCACGATACACCGAAGCATCATTAGTCGGAGAAATAAAAAAAGAAGGCATAGGCAGGCCAAGCACCTATGCAACTATTTTAAAGACCATACAAGCTCGTGCATACACAACGCTTGATCAAAAAAAGCGCTTTGTTCCAACAGAACTTGGCATGGCCGTAACAAATATGCTCGTAGAACATCTTCCTAAGATTATGAGTACGCAATTTACGGCTATCATGGAAGAAGATCTCGATAAAATAGCTCAGGGGTCATTAAATCGCGATCTCCTTCTTACTACCTTTTATGAAAACTTTGAAAAAGACCTCAATGTATTTAGGGGCGATAAAGCTAAGCGCGCTGCGGAACCTACCGAACTTGACTGCCCAGAATGCAAACAAGCAAAACTTGCTATACGCTTTGGTAAAGCTGGTGCATTTTTGGGATGTTTGCGATTTCCAGAATGCACGTTTACCAGCAATTTTGAACGTCTTGAAGATGGAACAATACAACTGGTCGCAGCAACCCAGCCAAAAATATTGGACAAACAATGCCCTGTGTGCGGAAAACCTTTACGACAAGTAATTGGTAGATTTGGCCCCTTCATTGCCTGCTCAGGATACCCGGAATGCAAGTATATATATCAAGAAAAAGCTTCATTTAAATGTCCAGAATGCAAGGTCGGCGAAGTTGTCAAAAAAACATGGAAAGGTAAAGTTTTCTGGGGCTGCAGCACCTACCCAACCTGTAAATTTTCAATATCAGGTGATATCGAAGATAAGCCATGCCCAGAATGCAAAAACCCATATTTACTTAAAAAAGTCGATAAATCCGGTGAAACAACGTTATTATGCCCCAATAAGCAATGTGGCTATAGCGAAAAGCTAGATTCTACCGACGAAACAGAGTGA